One window of the Hippoglossus hippoglossus isolate fHipHip1 chromosome 9, fHipHip1.pri, whole genome shotgun sequence genome contains the following:
- the LOC117767471 gene encoding AP-3 complex subunit sigma-1 isoform X2 — MIKAILIFNNHGKPRLSKFYEHYSEDTEQQIIRETFHLVSKRDENVCNFLEGGLLIGGSDYKLIYRHYATLYFVFCVDSSESELGILDLIQVFVETLDKCFENVCELDLIFHVDKVHNILAEMVMGGMVLETNMNEIIMQVDAQNKMEKSETFIFQSTRQDR, encoded by the exons ATGATTAAAGCCATTTTAATATTCAACAACCATGGCAAACCACGGCTGTCCAAATTCTACGAGCACTAC AGTGAAGACACGGAGCAACAGATCATCAGGGAAACCTTCCACCTGGTCTCGAAAAGAGACGAGAACGTCTGTAATTTCCTAGAAGGAGGACT GTTGATCGGAGGATCAGACTACAAGCTGATCTACAGACACTATGCCACACTGTACTTTGTGTTCTGTGTGGACTCCTCAGAGAGTGAACTAGGAATTTTAGACTTAATCCAG GTATTTGTGGAGACGTTGGACAAATGCTTTGAGAACGTCTGTGAGCTTGACTTAATTTTCCATGTAGATAAG GTCCACAACATCCTGGCAGAGATGGTGATGGGCGGGATGGTCCTGGAGACCAACATGAACGAAATCATCATGCAGGTGGATGCTCAGAACAAGATGGAGAAGTCTGAG ACGTTTATCTTTCAGTCTACCAGGCAGGACAGGTAG